The Primulina eburnea isolate SZY01 chromosome 6, ASM2296580v1, whole genome shotgun sequence genome contains a region encoding:
- the LOC140833332 gene encoding MLP-like protein 423 gives MASTFSVEVELKSSAQKIWESINDLPNFAPKAFPRVFDSIVALEGDGNSAGTVRTIKYAQGSPIASVTEKLDVVDNEKKIISYTFTDGDIFKFYKSFKATVVVSPLQKDNGALMKYSGEFERVKEAIVLPESIEEFLAFSLRHLDDHLLQQNKIMA, from the exons ATGGCATCCACATTTTCAGTAGAAGTTGAACTGAAATCAAGTGCACAAAAGATTTGGGAGAGTATAAATGACTTACCAAATTTCGCCCCCAAGGCCTTCCCTCGAGTATTCGATAGCATCGTGGCTCTTGAGGGTGACGGAAACTCCGCCGGTACTGTACGTACAATCAAATATGCACAAG GGTCACCAATAGCAAGTGTCACGGAGAAGCTGGACGTAGTGGATAATGAGAAGAAAATAATAAGTTACACTTTTACTGATGGGGATATCTTTAAATTCTACAAGAGCTTTAAGGCCACTGTAGTCGTGAGTCCGCTGCAGAAAGATAACGGAGCCCTGATGAAATATTCTGGTGAATTCGAAAGGGTGAAAGAAGCAATCGTCCTTCCGGAAAGCATCGAGGAATTCTTGGCTTTCAGTTTACGCCATCTCGATGATCATCTTCTCCAGCAGAATAAGATCATGGCATAA